In Scleropages formosus chromosome 10, fSclFor1.1, whole genome shotgun sequence, a single genomic region encodes these proteins:
- the LOC114911705 gene encoding uncharacterized protein LOC114911705 — MSDKVVYSAVKFKNSYYTDPETQCDVIYSEVKICEPLSTQKTSSEKKNAVSTEKTGTSALHHRAALMSLALLCAVLLTVIIVLGASLNSISEDFYAMEEDLAKFKANYSFLVNETGQLQEVFRSLNKDKRQQQEDFNNLFTENVELQERFRILIRNQEELQKSYDKLDEEKKELQNNFNILTNDKSQLQENYSILVKDSGKKDSRTIDITMKNVPFLMQLDGKARTVTLTVFGSVKLKH, encoded by the exons ATGTCAGACAAAGTGGTCTACTCTGCTGTGAAGTTTAAGAACTCATATTATACAGATCCTG aaaccCAGTGTGACGTCATCTACTCTGAAGTAAAAATATGTGAGCCACTCAGTACCCAGAAAACCAGCAGTGAGAAGAAAA atgcCGTATCCACAGAGAAGACTGGAACAAGTGCCCTTCACCACCGAGCGGCTCTTATGAGTTTGGCACTGCTTTGCGCCGTCTTACTGACTGTCATCATAGTTCTGGGTGCTTCCC TAAATAGCATCAGTGAGGATTTTTATGCAATGGAGGAAGATCTGGCCAAGTTCAAAGCAAACTACAGCTTTCTGGTTAATGAGACAGGCCAGCTACAAGAAGTTTTCAGAAGTCTgaataaagacaaaagacaGCAACAGGAAGACTTCAACAATCTGTTTACGGAGAATGTTGAGCTACAGGAGAGATTTAGAATCCTGATCAGGAACcaggaggagctgcagaaaaGCTACGACAAGCTTGATGAAGAGAAAAAGGAGTTACAAAACAATTTCAATATTTTGACTAATGACAAGAGCCAGTTACAGGAAAACTATAGCATTCTGGTGAAAG ATTCTGGCAAAAAGGACAGCCGGACAATCGATATCACTATGAAGAATGTGCCATTTCTAATGCAGCTGGATGGAAAAGCAAGAACTGTTACTCTGACAGTTTTTGGGTCTGTGAAACTGAAGCACTAA
- the LOC108932302 gene encoding C-type lectin domain family 4 member M-like yields the protein MSDKVVYSAVKFKNSYYTDPETQCDVIYSEVKICEPLSTQKTSSEKKNAVSTEKTGTSALHHRAALMSLALLCAVLLTVIIVLGASLNSISEDFYAMEEDLAKFKANYSFLVNETGQLQEVFRSLNKDKRQQQEDFNNLFTENVELQERFRILIKNQEELQKSYDKLDEEKKELQNNFNILTNDKSQLQENYSILVKGKEQLQNKYNIFSKKLHVLDQYCPSICKDGSIKKSTRSSTSENLDCNLCPHGWKNFNSKCYYISKHRYNTWTQSKDYCTAHRAHLVIIDDEDEKNFINKHVTTDYWIGLYREARMSAWTWVDNTPLGENRFWQKGQPGNLYYYSKECVISNAAGWKKESCYSDSFWPRACQEEPCGHPN from the exons ATGTCAGACAAAGTGGTCTACTCTGCTGTGAAGTTTAAGAACTCATATTATACAGATCCTG aaaccCAGTGTGACGTCATCTACTCTGAAGTAAAAATATGTGAGCCACTCAGTACCCAGAAAACCAGCAGTGAGAAGAAAA atgcCGTATCCACAGAGAAGACTGGAACAAGTGCCCTTCACCACCGAGCGGCTCTTATGAGTTTGGCACTGCTTTGCGCCGTCTTACTGACTGTCATCATAGTTCTGGGTGCTTCCC TAAATAGCATCAGTGAGGATTTTTATGCAATGGAGGAAGATCTGGCCAAGTTCAAAGCAAACTACAGCTTTCTGGTTAATGAGACAGGCCAGCTACAAGAAGTTTTCAGAAGTCTgaataaagacaaaagacaGCAACAGGAAGACTTCAACAATCTGTTTACGGAGAATGTTGAGCTACAGGAGAGATTTAGAATCCTGATCAAGAACcaggaggagctgcagaaaaGCTACGACAAGCTTGATGAAGAGAAAAAGGAGTTACAAAACAATTTCAATATTTTGACTAATGACAAGAGCCAGTTACAGGAAAACTATAGCATTCTGGTGAAAGGCAAGGAGCagctacaaaataaatataatatattttccaaaaagtTACATGTTCTGGACCAGTACTGTCCCTCCATTTGTAAAG aTGGTTCTATCAAAAAAAGTACCAGGTCCTCTACATCTGAAAACCTTGACTGTAACCTCTGTCCCCATGGCTGGAAGAATTTTAATTCCAAGTGTTACTATATTTCTAAGCATAGATATAACACATGGACTCAGAGTAAAGATTACTGTACAGCTCATAGAGCTCATCTTGTGATTATAGACGATGAGGACGAAAAG AATTTTATCAACAAACATGTAACCACAGATTACTGGATTGGACTGTACAGGGAAGCAAGGATGAGTGCTTGGACCTGGGTGGATAACACCCCTCTAGGTGAGAACAG ATTCTGGCAAAAAGGACAGCCAGGAAATCTATATTATTACTCTAAAGAATGTGTCATTTCTAATGCAGCTGGATGGAAAAAAGAGAGCTGTTACTCTGACAGTTTTTGG CCCAGGGCCTGTCAGGAGGAACCATGTGGGCATCCTAACTAG